The proteins below are encoded in one region of Brevundimonas fontaquae:
- a CDS encoding SDR family NAD(P)-dependent oxidoreductase, whose translation MPIASPPLDLLVFGGGYLGRAAALEAIRRGGRATATSRDPERRRALAADGIMAIDPSDAAALKTALEAATAVLITAAPDAQGCPGLRALGPLAGDAWPDWIGYVSSTSVYGDRAGGWVFEDGPLNAANLEGARRVRAERDWMDGAQGMGLTVQIFRLPGFYGPGRSVVERLKEGTAKLVRKPGQVFNRIHVDDIVSGLFASMAQPRPGAAYNLTDDEPSPADVVMEWAADRMGLPRPPQVDWTDDSVSEAMRRFYLDSKRVSNALAKAELGWRPAYPSWREGLTTLMDAPPPLRLVS comes from the coding sequence ATGCCTATCGCCTCCCCTCCCCTCGATCTGCTGGTCTTCGGCGGCGGCTATCTGGGGCGGGCGGCGGCGCTGGAGGCCATACGGCGCGGCGGGCGGGCGACCGCCACCTCGCGCGACCCCGAGCGGCGCCGCGCCCTGGCGGCCGACGGGATCATGGCCATCGATCCCAGCGATGCGGCGGCCTTAAAGACGGCGCTGGAGGCGGCGACGGCCGTGCTGATCACCGCCGCGCCGGACGCCCAAGGGTGTCCCGGTCTGCGGGCCCTGGGGCCTCTGGCGGGCGATGCCTGGCCCGACTGGATTGGCTATGTCTCGTCCACCTCCGTCTATGGCGACCGGGCCGGCGGATGGGTGTTCGAGGACGGGCCGCTGAACGCCGCCAATCTGGAGGGCGCACGCCGCGTTCGGGCCGAGCGCGATTGGATGGATGGGGCGCAAGGGATGGGGCTGACGGTCCAGATCTTCCGCCTGCCCGGTTTCTACGGGCCGGGGCGTAGCGTGGTCGAGCGGCTGAAAGAAGGCACGGCGAAGCTGGTCAGAAAGCCCGGCCAGGTCTTCAACCGCATCCATGTGGACGACATCGTCTCGGGCCTGTTCGCGTCGATGGCGCAGCCGCGACCGGGCGCCGCCTACAATCTGACCGACGACGAACCGTCGCCCGCCGATGTGGTGATGGAATGGGCCGCGGATCGGATGGGCCTGCCCCGCCCGCCCCAGGTGGACTGGACCGACGACAGCGTCAGCGAGGCGATGCGCCGCTTCTATCTGGATTCCAAGCGCGTCTCGAACGCCCTGGCCAAGGCCGAACTCGGCTGGCGGCCCGCCTATCCCAGCTGGCGCGAAGGGCTGACGACGCTGATGGACGCGCCGCCGCCGCTGCGATTGGTGAGCTGA
- a CDS encoding NAD-dependent epimerase/dehydratase family protein has product MRVLVLGGDGFCGWPTALHLSAEGWDVTIVDNLSRRNIDNELEVQSLTPIRTMGERIKAWKDVSGGDIGFVNMTVGKELDRLVALIRDLAPDSVVHFAEQRAAPYSMKSARHKLYTVDNNINATNHLLAAIVESGLDVHLAHLGTMGVYGYGTAGLRIPEGYLKVTVETDNGPAEQEILFPPNPGSIYHMTKTQDALLFQFYARNDNLRITDLHQGIVWGTQTEQTKQDERLINRFDYDGDYGTVLNRFLMQAAVGYPLTVHGSGGQTRAFIHIQDTVRCVELALKNPPKRGDRVKILNQMTESRRVRDLAAMIADKTGAEIHNVANPRQEADENDLVVANDQFRDLGLKPITLAQGLMDEVTDIARRYADRADLGRVPCVSAWNQRRAEALENEARPAADAPPSQVLTA; this is encoded by the coding sequence ATGCGCGTGCTGGTTCTGGGCGGCGACGGTTTTTGCGGCTGGCCCACGGCCCTGCATCTGTCGGCCGAAGGGTGGGACGTGACCATCGTCGACAACCTGAGCCGCCGGAACATCGACAACGAGTTGGAGGTCCAGTCCCTGACGCCGATCCGCACGATGGGCGAGCGGATCAAGGCGTGGAAAGACGTGTCCGGCGGCGACATCGGCTTCGTCAACATGACGGTGGGCAAGGAATTGGACCGTCTGGTCGCCCTGATCCGCGACCTGGCCCCCGACAGCGTGGTGCATTTCGCCGAGCAGCGGGCCGCCCCTTATTCGATGAAGTCGGCGCGGCACAAGCTGTACACCGTCGACAACAACATCAACGCCACCAACCACCTGCTGGCCGCCATCGTCGAAAGCGGCCTGGACGTCCACCTGGCGCACCTGGGGACGATGGGGGTCTATGGCTACGGCACCGCGGGCCTGCGCATTCCCGAGGGCTATCTGAAGGTGACGGTGGAGACCGACAACGGCCCCGCCGAGCAGGAAATCCTGTTCCCGCCCAATCCGGGCAGCATCTATCACATGACCAAGACGCAGGACGCCCTGCTGTTCCAGTTCTACGCCCGTAACGACAATCTGCGCATCACCGACCTGCACCAGGGCATCGTCTGGGGCACCCAGACCGAACAGACCAAACAGGACGAACGGCTGATCAACCGCTTCGATTATGACGGCGATTACGGCACGGTGCTGAACCGCTTTTTGATGCAGGCGGCGGTCGGCTATCCGCTGACGGTGCATGGATCGGGCGGCCAGACGCGGGCCTTCATCCATATTCAGGACACGGTGCGCTGCGTCGAACTGGCGCTGAAGAACCCGCCCAAACGCGGCGACCGGGTCAAGATCCTGAACCAGATGACCGAGAGCCGCCGCGTGCGCGATCTGGCGGCCATGATCGCCGACAAGACCGGCGCCGAAATCCACAATGTCGCCAATCCGCGTCAGGAAGCCGACGAGAACGATCTGGTCGTCGCCAACGACCAGTTCCGGGATCTAGGGTTGAAGCCGATCACCCTGGCGCAGGGTCTAATGGACGAGGTCACGGATATCGCCCGCCGCTATGCCGACCGGGCCGATCTGGGTCGGGTGCCGTGCGTCTCCGCCTGGAACCAACGCCGGGCGGAGGCGCTGGAAAATGAGGCGCGGCCGGCAGCCGACGCTCCACCTTCCCAAGTTCTGACGGCCTGA
- a CDS encoding DUF4167 domain-containing protein, translating into MRDFKGMKRQRGRNRNKAGANNANNANPNRSWDSQGPENIKVRGNAQTVYERYQQLARDAASSGDRVLAENYQQHAEHYYRVLRALQPQRSFSDIAAREQSNQGFDIDFEDESGAQAAAFVAAQQAADRQAAEAAERAEQNQNRDQNRDRDYNRDRDRDRDRDNRDRDRDQNRDRDRDQNRDGQQPREPREPREGDEVRAEGEGGGRRESRRERWERRREERNRRFDNQDGAQDGAEGAAPAYAEADRAEAVNETPAAEAPVPETPSVEASAADERPARRPRRTAAAVAADEGDAPTALPGFLTRAPVSSAAAEQAEGEAAPRRRAPRRKPEAATASED; encoded by the coding sequence ATGAGAGATTTCAAGGGCATGAAGCGTCAGCGCGGACGCAATCGGAACAAGGCGGGCGCCAATAACGCCAACAACGCCAATCCGAATCGTTCGTGGGATTCGCAAGGCCCCGAGAACATCAAGGTCCGGGGCAACGCCCAGACGGTGTATGAGCGCTATCAGCAGCTGGCCCGCGATGCGGCCTCCAGCGGCGACCGGGTGCTGGCCGAAAACTATCAGCAGCACGCCGAACACTATTACCGCGTCCTGCGCGCGCTCCAGCCGCAGCGGTCCTTCTCGGACATCGCCGCGCGCGAACAGTCCAATCAGGGCTTCGACATCGACTTCGAGGACGAATCCGGAGCCCAGGCCGCCGCCTTCGTCGCCGCTCAGCAGGCCGCCGACCGTCAGGCCGCGGAGGCTGCAGAGCGCGCCGAGCAGAACCAGAACCGCGATCAGAACCGCGACCGCGACTACAATCGCGACCGGGACCGGGACCGGGACCGTGACAACCGCGACCGCGATCGCGATCAGAACCGTGATCGTGACCGTGACCAGAACCGCGACGGCCAGCAGCCGCGCGAACCCCGCGAGCCGCGCGAGGGCGACGAGGTCCGCGCCGAAGGCGAGGGCGGCGGTCGTCGCGAAAGCCGTCGCGAACGCTGGGAGCGTCGCCGCGAGGAACGCAATCGCCGCTTCGACAATCAGGACGGCGCCCAAGACGGCGCTGAGGGGGCCGCCCCTGCCTACGCCGAGGCCGACCGCGCCGAAGCCGTAAACGAAACGCCCGCCGCTGAAGCCCCTGTCCCTGAAACGCCGAGCGTCGAGGCGTCGGCCGCAGACGAACGTCCCGCACGCCGTCCGCGCCGCACCGCCGCCGCTGTTGCGGCTGACGAGGGCGACGCCCCGACCGCCCTGCCGGGCTTTCTGACCCGCGCGCCGGTGTCGTCGGCCGCGGCCGAGCAAGCCGAAGGCGAGGCGGCCCCGCGTCGCCGTGCACCGCGTCGCAAGCCCGAAGCCGCCACGGCCAGCGAAGACTGA
- a CDS encoding hybrid sensor histidine kinase/response regulator, giving the protein MDFVLLVLSLALAGTCSGVWLWLRADEAATRLKRENARLETRLGRQTQGLRRALSTAEAEVERLTAALRTRGEVMQALGRELRTPLTTVLGFTQLLRLNDQIDPLSTRQDQAVAQIEAAGGVLLALIEETDAFMTCEDGGGAQATHRVDLRLALRQVCDGLQSQARDAGVALACPPAAHGLCVVGNPGQVRRILRRLVENALRHSSPGGTVRMELSRVDDDIRLAIHDAKSGPQGQGAERLFRPLDGRDARGGTGLGVASAQRLAERMGGTLAMQNDPSGGAVFSLKVPAAPSPGVTPVVALSKPAVALYIEDNAANIALMRQVARGLGLTLHAATTGAEGLDLARALGPDFILLDIGLPDMDGYEVKARLDVDPLTRHVPVLALTAAASPRDSARGRAAGFDAWLAKPLDLAALGAALNDVLDDGSACPGLDDEGRQRA; this is encoded by the coding sequence ATGGATTTCGTCTTGCTGGTCCTGTCCCTGGCGCTTGCCGGGACCTGTTCGGGCGTGTGGCTGTGGCTGCGCGCGGATGAGGCGGCGACACGGCTGAAGCGTGAGAACGCCAGGCTCGAGACCCGCCTGGGCCGACAGACGCAAGGGCTGCGCCGGGCCCTGTCGACCGCCGAAGCCGAGGTCGAACGTCTGACCGCCGCCCTGCGCACGCGAGGCGAGGTGATGCAGGCCCTGGGCCGCGAACTGCGCACCCCCCTGACCACCGTCCTGGGCTTCACCCAGCTTCTCCGCCTAAACGATCAGATCGATCCCCTGTCGACACGACAGGATCAGGCCGTCGCTCAGATCGAGGCGGCGGGCGGGGTTCTGCTGGCGCTGATCGAAGAGACGGACGCCTTCATGACGTGCGAAGACGGCGGCGGCGCTCAGGCGACCCACCGCGTCGATCTGCGTCTGGCGCTGCGTCAGGTCTGCGACGGGCTGCAATCCCAGGCGCGAGACGCCGGCGTCGCTCTGGCCTGCCCGCCGGCCGCCCACGGCCTGTGCGTCGTGGGCAATCCCGGCCAGGTCCGCCGGATCCTGCGTCGACTGGTCGAGAACGCCCTTCGTCATTCGTCGCCCGGCGGGACCGTGCGAATGGAGCTGTCGCGTGTCGACGACGACATCCGCCTCGCCATCCACGACGCGAAATCAGGGCCGCAGGGCCAAGGGGCGGAGCGGCTGTTTCGCCCTCTGGACGGCCGTGACGCGCGCGGCGGCACGGGTCTGGGCGTCGCCTCGGCCCAGCGCCTGGCCGAACGGATGGGCGGGACGTTGGCGATGCAGAATGATCCATCAGGCGGCGCCGTCTTCTCGCTCAAGGTGCCTGCCGCGCCGTCCCCCGGCGTGACGCCGGTCGTCGCGCTCTCGAAACCGGCTGTCGCACTCTATATCGAGGACAACGCCGCCAACATCGCGTTGATGCGTCAGGTCGCGCGCGGTCTCGGCCTGACCCTGCATGCCGCGACCACCGGCGCCGAGGGGCTGGATCTGGCGCGCGCGCTCGGCCCCGACTTCATCCTGCTCGACATCGGTTTGCCTGACATGGACGGCTATGAGGTCAAGGCGCGACTGGACGTCGATCCCCTGACGCGGCACGTCCCCGTGCTGGCGTTGACGGCCGCCGCCTCGCCTCGGGACAGCGCGCGTGGGCGCGCTGCGGGCTTCGACGCCTGGCTGGCCAAGCCGCTGGATCTCGCTGCATTGGGCGCGGCGCTGAACGATGTGCTGGACGACGGTTCGGCCTGTCCCGGCCTTGACGACGAGGGGCGCCAGAGGGCCTAA